The Saccharothrix variisporea genome has a segment encoding these proteins:
- a CDS encoding CHAT domain-containing protein, giving the protein MTDFTLRGRPVVDQADDDFAELYGDDVGYAVRGEVQVAGTGRGDTESVTLSGEDDDVVEVEDTDGVVHFYRAATLVSRAEAGRRGDVTAFLDERTRDGGSRLAAVRRVKTKLPEDVRLAVRELDAATGPVLSRSGVLDSAQGVIAGRVAEVALDAAAKAAVRKLVDFIDAPTRADAPEDVWRRKPKPRGVYSVGVDLHLAPGDLLTAPPASGSDPYLVLVHGTFSHTEAAFGKLRGTPEWARIVERYQGRVLALEHATLGLTPAQNALLAVPHLPDAPLHLVTHSRGGLVGEVLSYAATHEPVLAAYEGVDHPDVDALPRLRRALEGRQVRVQRFARVACPAMGTTLASGRIDKWASFLFNVFHLVPVLRETGIAALIKKFLLTVLEQRIDPRVMPGMEAQMPESPFLRTLLAAPPLDDGLGAIAGDAQGRGLLSKLLVRGADLFYGEDHDLVVPTSSMSGGAARVRSRCTSFQGARVNHGSYFANEDSRQALETWLAGDDAAAFETPPPPHWPVRRGEDRVSGEVLVVPDLLGSTLVHGGTPLWPDPARLVAHGPGKVLGGRDGEPGGLVPNYALLTSALASRYAVAEWPFDPRRDLDDLAGELAVRLDTGSPVHVVAHGAGALVLLAALRSVGDRWHAAGGRAVLLGPPLQGSWLVRARLAGKDEFTAAVALLDHRADAATVGSWFETWPLLRALDPDAADARAALTPGSWTGITAVYGSAERTVCGSRDDVFRVSADGDGFTCRPGGAAPGPVTWYALVPHADLPADPDTAAAVLDLLAGRTPGRLLRSPTARSGVDGELADARGLLVLPTADHLVRTAWGGGRRSTARRKALRVGVVHGDLRWAGGAVLVGHQDGTPISGAEQALDACLGGALERRVAFRQYPGRLGTCEVFGAVDGPCGVVIGLGDAGDLTPGALIAGVTGGALKLAARHEDRAPRGATEVPVSVSAVLIGTALVPPMPVDNAVTAIIAGVRQANRRLEDLRSPVRFDELKIVELYEERAIQATKAAVRLAQTLDSDSGEVVVERRLLDGVDGKPGAPAPYREGVWRTVRIVAEGSDRGDRLGALSFTSIGRSARAEQRVNSAQRKLLDALVAEAIADHQPDEQLYNTLYELLVPNALKGQGYGSENLLLVVDEQAGSLPLEMLASRTHDQDVEPLAVEVGVIRRLETRSFAEATRPSSGHAALVIGDPAGTGLPRLPAAREEARRVEKLLKSRGYDVTAIIARDDDREDVVPILNALFRQEYRIVHIAGHGRYDPTDPSRSGVVIGPDIHLGALEIAKMRTTPDVVFLNCCHLGAMRRQPADEQRADLLASSISRQLVENGVRAVVAAGWAVDDEAAHEFATTFYSGLLSGSDLGAAALTARRVVHDRHRATNTWGAYQVYGPPAFRLDPAGDGVHHREELVARREFRDALADLRHRAGDAPDTVVGAIAAELRELVADVPAEWLGGGENAAIGDVWASLALYEQAVACYEAAQLDWADSGSVRSVEQLVNVRAKWAVELTRTPNPELPSPDALLGDAEKSAGLLLKMRETPERWALLGGVARRRAQCVARGKRKALTNALVEAREHYRKAVALHRERYGTVYYYPALNVVVLGWLAHQRDPEQPFDRAEAEKLVEESRQAAESVRRPDFWSRVTPADADFAQALVDGALDVDRIAAAYSAAFAQSSRRDRASVLDHVELVAHALPTSTDALGAAVSDLRTKLAEWTPE; this is encoded by the coding sequence ATGACCGACTTCACCCTCCGGGGCAGGCCCGTAGTCGACCAGGCCGACGACGACTTCGCGGAGCTGTACGGCGACGACGTCGGGTACGCGGTGCGCGGGGAGGTCCAGGTCGCCGGCACCGGCCGCGGTGACACCGAGAGCGTCACGCTGTCCGGTGAGGACGACGACGTGGTCGAGGTCGAGGACACCGACGGCGTGGTGCACTTCTACCGCGCCGCGACCCTGGTATCCCGGGCCGAGGCCGGTCGCCGCGGGGACGTCACCGCCTTCCTCGACGAGCGCACCCGTGACGGCGGGTCGCGGCTGGCCGCCGTGCGGCGGGTGAAGACCAAGCTGCCCGAGGACGTGCGGCTGGCGGTGCGCGAGCTCGACGCGGCGACGGGACCCGTGCTGTCCCGGTCGGGCGTGCTGGACTCGGCGCAGGGCGTGATCGCCGGGCGGGTCGCGGAGGTGGCGCTGGACGCCGCCGCCAAGGCCGCGGTGCGCAAGCTGGTCGACTTCATCGACGCGCCGACGCGGGCCGACGCGCCCGAGGACGTGTGGCGGCGCAAGCCGAAACCCCGTGGCGTCTACTCGGTCGGCGTCGACCTCCACCTCGCGCCGGGCGACCTCCTCACGGCACCGCCGGCGTCGGGCAGCGATCCGTACCTGGTGCTGGTGCACGGCACGTTCTCGCACACCGAGGCGGCGTTCGGGAAGCTGCGCGGCACCCCGGAGTGGGCGCGTATCGTCGAGCGCTACCAGGGCCGGGTGCTCGCGCTCGAACACGCCACCCTCGGCCTGACCCCCGCCCAGAACGCGCTGCTGGCCGTCCCGCACCTGCCCGACGCGCCCCTGCACCTGGTCACCCACTCGCGCGGCGGGCTGGTCGGTGAAGTGCTCAGCTACGCCGCCACGCACGAGCCCGTGCTGGCCGCCTACGAAGGCGTGGACCACCCCGACGTGGACGCGTTGCCGAGGCTGCGCCGGGCGCTGGAAGGCCGTCAGGTCCGGGTGCAGCGCTTCGCCCGCGTCGCCTGCCCGGCGATGGGCACGACCCTCGCGTCCGGGCGCATCGACAAGTGGGCGTCGTTCCTGTTCAACGTCTTCCACCTGGTGCCGGTGCTGCGCGAGACCGGGATCGCCGCGTTGATCAAGAAGTTCCTGCTGACCGTGCTGGAACAGCGCATCGACCCCCGGGTGATGCCGGGGATGGAAGCGCAGATGCCCGAGTCGCCGTTCCTGCGGACCCTGCTGGCCGCGCCGCCGCTGGACGACGGGCTCGGCGCGATCGCCGGTGACGCGCAGGGCCGCGGACTGCTGAGCAAGCTGCTGGTCCGGGGCGCGGACCTGTTCTACGGCGAGGACCACGACCTGGTCGTGCCCACGTCGTCCATGTCGGGCGGGGCCGCGCGGGTGCGGTCGCGGTGCACGTCGTTCCAGGGGGCTCGGGTCAACCACGGCAGCTACTTCGCCAACGAGGACAGCCGGCAGGCGCTGGAGACCTGGCTCGCCGGCGACGACGCGGCGGCCTTCGAGACGCCACCGCCGCCCCATTGGCCGGTGCGCCGCGGCGAGGACAGGGTGTCCGGCGAGGTGCTCGTCGTGCCCGACCTGCTCGGCTCGACGCTGGTGCACGGCGGCACCCCGCTGTGGCCGGACCCGGCGCGGCTGGTCGCGCACGGGCCGGGCAAGGTCCTCGGCGGCCGGGACGGCGAGCCGGGCGGGCTCGTGCCGAACTACGCGCTGCTGACCTCCGCGCTGGCGAGCCGGTACGCGGTGGCGGAGTGGCCGTTCGACCCCCGCCGCGACCTGGACGACCTGGCCGGGGAGCTGGCGGTTCGGCTGGACACCGGCAGCCCGGTGCACGTCGTCGCGCACGGCGCGGGCGCGCTGGTGCTGCTCGCCGCCCTGCGCTCGGTGGGCGACCGCTGGCACGCGGCGGGCGGCCGTGCCGTCCTGCTCGGCCCGCCGTTGCAGGGCAGCTGGCTGGTGCGGGCGCGGCTGGCCGGCAAGGACGAGTTCACCGCCGCCGTGGCGCTGCTGGACCACCGCGCGGACGCCGCCACCGTCGGGTCGTGGTTCGAGACGTGGCCGCTGCTGCGGGCGCTCGACCCGGACGCGGCCGACGCGCGTGCCGCCTTGACGCCCGGGAGTTGGACCGGGATCACGGCGGTCTACGGCAGCGCCGAGCGGACGGTGTGCGGCTCGCGGGACGACGTGTTCCGCGTGTCCGCGGACGGCGACGGGTTCACCTGCCGTCCCGGCGGCGCGGCACCCGGCCCGGTCACGTGGTACGCGCTGGTGCCGCACGCCGACCTGCCGGCCGACCCCGACACCGCCGCCGCCGTGCTGGACCTGCTGGCCGGCCGCACGCCCGGTCGGTTGCTGCGCTCGCCGACCGCGCGGTCCGGTGTGGACGGCGAGCTGGCCGACGCCCGCGGCCTGCTGGTGCTGCCCACGGCCGACCACCTCGTGCGCACCGCGTGGGGCGGCGGGCGGCGCTCGACGGCCCGCCGCAAGGCGCTGCGGGTCGGCGTCGTGCACGGCGACCTGCGCTGGGCCGGCGGCGCGGTCCTGGTCGGGCACCAGGACGGCACGCCGATCAGCGGCGCGGAACAGGCGCTGGACGCGTGCCTGGGCGGTGCGCTCGAACGCCGGGTGGCCTTCCGGCAGTACCCCGGGCGGCTGGGCACGTGCGAGGTGTTCGGCGCGGTCGACGGGCCGTGCGGCGTGGTGATCGGCCTGGGCGACGCGGGCGACCTCACGCCCGGCGCGCTCATCGCGGGCGTCACCGGCGGCGCGCTCAAGCTCGCCGCGCGGCACGAGGACCGGGCGCCGCGCGGCGCGACCGAGGTGCCGGTGTCGGTGTCGGCGGTGCTCATCGGGACCGCGCTGGTGCCGCCGATGCCGGTCGACAACGCGGTCACCGCGATCATCGCCGGCGTCCGGCAGGCCAACCGGCGGCTGGAGGACCTGCGGTCGCCGGTGCGCTTCGACGAGCTGAAGATCGTGGAGCTGTACGAGGAACGCGCGATCCAGGCCACGAAGGCGGCGGTGCGGCTCGCGCAGACCCTCGACTCCGACAGCGGCGAGGTGGTCGTGGAACGGCGGCTGCTCGACGGCGTCGACGGCAAGCCCGGCGCGCCCGCGCCCTACCGCGAGGGCGTGTGGCGGACGGTCCGCATCGTCGCCGAGGGTTCGGACCGGGGCGACCGGCTGGGCGCGTTGTCGTTCACCAGCATCGGCCGGTCCGCGCGCGCCGAGCAGCGGGTGAACTCCGCGCAGCGCAAGCTGCTGGACGCGCTGGTCGCCGAGGCCATCGCCGACCACCAGCCGGACGAGCAGCTCTACAACACCCTCTACGAACTGCTCGTGCCCAACGCGTTGAAGGGGCAGGGCTACGGGAGCGAGAACCTGCTGCTGGTGGTGGACGAGCAGGCGGGCTCGCTGCCGCTGGAGATGCTGGCCAGCCGCACGCACGACCAGGACGTGGAACCGCTGGCCGTGGAGGTCGGCGTGATCCGCCGGTTGGAGACGCGGTCGTTCGCCGAGGCCACCCGGCCGTCCTCCGGGCACGCCGCGCTGGTCATCGGCGACCCGGCGGGGACGGGGCTGCCCCGCCTGCCCGCCGCACGCGAGGAGGCGCGGCGGGTGGAGAAGCTGTTGAAGAGCCGCGGGTACGACGTCACGGCGATCATCGCGCGCGACGACGACCGCGAGGACGTCGTGCCGATCCTCAACGCCTTGTTCCGGCAGGAGTACCGGATCGTGCACATCGCCGGGCACGGCCGGTACGACCCGACCGACCCGTCCCGCAGCGGGGTGGTCATCGGCCCGGACATCCACCTGGGCGCGCTGGAGATCGCGAAGATGCGCACCACCCCGGACGTGGTGTTCCTCAACTGCTGCCACCTCGGCGCGATGCGGCGGCAACCCGCCGACGAACAGCGCGCGGACCTGCTGGCCTCCAGCATCTCGCGGCAGCTGGTGGAGAACGGGGTGCGCGCGGTCGTCGCGGCGGGGTGGGCGGTGGACGACGAGGCGGCGCACGAGTTCGCCACGACGTTCTACAGTGGACTGCTGAGCGGCAGCGACCTCGGAGCCGCCGCCCTCACCGCGCGGCGGGTCGTGCACGACCGGCACCGCGCCACGAACACCTGGGGCGCGTACCAGGTCTACGGGCCGCCCGCGTTCCGCCTCGACCCCGCCGGCGACGGCGTGCACCACCGCGAGGAACTGGTGGCGCGCCGGGAGTTCCGCGACGCGCTGGCCGACCTGCGGCACCGGGCCGGCGACGCGCCCGACACGGTCGTGGGGGCGATCGCCGCCGAGTTGCGGGAGCTGGTCGCCGACGTGCCCGCGGAGTGGCTGGGCGGCGGGGAGAACGCGGCGATCGGTGACGTGTGGGCGTCACTGGCGCTCTACGAGCAGGCCGTGGCGTGCTACGAGGCCGCTCAGCTGGACTGGGCGGACTCGGGGTCGGTGCGGTCGGTGGAGCAGCTGGTGAACGTGCGGGCGAAGTGGGCGGTCGAGCTGACCAGGACGCCGAACCCGGAGCTGCCGTCACCGGACGCGCTGCTGGGCGACGCGGAGAAGTCCGCCGGGCTGCTGTTGAAGATGCGCGAGACGCCGGAGCGGTGGGCGCTGCTGGGCGGTGTGGCGCGGCGGCGTGCGCAGTGCGTGGCGCGGGGGAAGCGGAAGGCGCTGACCAACGCCCTGGTGGAGGCCCGTGAGCACTACCGCAAGGCCGTCGCCCTGCACCGCGAGCGGTACGGGACGGTGTACTACTACCCGGCGCTCAACGTGGTCGTGCTCGGCTGGCTGGCCCACCAGCGCGACCCCGAGCAGCCGTTCGACCGGGCCGAGGCGGAGAAGCTGGTCGAGGAGTCCCGACAGGCGGCGGAGTCCGTGCGCCGCCCCGACTTCTGGTCCCGCGTCACGCCCGCCGACGCGGACTTCGCCCAGGCGCTGGTGGACGGCGCGCTGGACGTCGACCGGATCGCCGCCGCCTACTCCGCCGCGTTCGCACAGTCGAGCCGACGGGACCGGGCATCGGTGCTCGACCACGTGGAACTCGTGGCGCACGCCCTGCCGACGTCCACGGACGCGCTGGGGGCTGCGGTGTCGGACCTGCGGACGAAGCTGGCGGAGTGGACACCCGAGTGA
- a CDS encoding FAD-dependent monooxygenase, with the protein MDFDVIISGAGPTGLMLACELGLRGVRVVVLERLAEPDPTIKAGSVTVPTAEAFDRRGLLPRLVDAQRESFELAQRFLPAGAPPMTPPPKFAGHFGGIRLTADLFDATDPAFADRGPAGDVGFVSQQQVEAILAEHAAALGVPVRRGVAVTGFDADDAGVTVGTDRGELRAAWLVGCDGGRSTVRKVAGFDFPGTPPEITGHQAVVELRGGERLGRGWQTTPTGIYAHGPVPGRVLTVEFDGPPADRDAPITAEELEKSLRAVSGVDVEVTAVHTATRFTDNARQATTYRLGRVLLAGDAAHVHSPFGGQGLNLGIGDAVNLGWKLAATVHGRAPDGLLDTYTAERHPLGAWVLDWTRAQIALMRPDPHARALRGVVEDLIATTTGTTHFTKMISGVWHRLDLPGDHPLIGRSAPDLVLSDGSRLADHLHDGRGLLLDLGGVRSGVDVPDDRARLVTATCPTHPDLPGLLVRPDGVVAWAGGDGLDTAVTTWFGTA; encoded by the coding sequence GTGGACTTCGACGTGATCATCTCCGGGGCCGGTCCGACCGGCCTCATGCTGGCGTGCGAGCTGGGACTGCGCGGTGTGCGGGTCGTCGTGCTCGAACGGCTGGCCGAGCCCGACCCGACGATCAAGGCCGGCTCGGTCACCGTCCCGACCGCCGAGGCGTTCGACCGGCGCGGCCTGCTGCCCCGCCTGGTCGACGCCCAGCGCGAGTCGTTCGAGCTGGCGCAACGCTTCCTGCCGGCGGGCGCGCCGCCCATGACGCCGCCGCCCAAGTTCGCGGGCCACTTCGGCGGCATCCGGCTCACCGCCGACCTGTTCGACGCGACCGACCCCGCCTTCGCCGACCGCGGCCCGGCCGGTGACGTCGGGTTCGTCTCGCAGCAGCAGGTCGAGGCGATCCTGGCCGAGCACGCCGCCGCGCTGGGCGTGCCGGTGCGGCGCGGGGTGGCGGTGACCGGCTTCGACGCCGACGACGCCGGCGTGACCGTGGGGACCGATCGGGGCGAGCTGCGGGCGGCGTGGCTGGTGGGCTGCGACGGCGGGCGCAGCACCGTGCGCAAGGTGGCCGGGTTCGACTTCCCGGGCACGCCGCCGGAGATCACCGGCCACCAGGCCGTGGTGGAGCTGCGCGGGGGTGAGCGGCTCGGGCGCGGCTGGCAGACCACGCCGACCGGCATCTACGCCCACGGCCCGGTGCCCGGCCGCGTCCTGACCGTCGAGTTCGACGGCCCGCCCGCCGACCGGGACGCCCCGATCACGGCGGAGGAGCTGGAGAAGAGCCTGCGCGCGGTGTCCGGGGTGGACGTCGAGGTCACCGCCGTGCACACCGCGACCCGCTTCACCGACAACGCCCGCCAGGCCACCACCTACCGGCTCGGCCGGGTCCTGCTGGCCGGCGACGCGGCGCACGTGCACTCGCCGTTCGGCGGGCAGGGCCTCAACCTGGGCATCGGCGACGCGGTCAACCTGGGCTGGAAGCTGGCCGCGACCGTGCACGGCCGGGCCCCGGACGGCCTGCTCGACACCTACACCGCCGAACGCCACCCGCTCGGCGCGTGGGTGCTGGACTGGACCCGCGCGCAGATCGCCCTCATGCGCCCCGACCCGCACGCGCGGGCGTTGCGCGGGGTCGTCGAGGACCTCATCGCCACCACGACCGGCACCACCCACTTCACCAAGATGATCTCCGGGGTCTGGCACCGCCTGGACCTGCCCGGCGACCACCCCCTGATCGGTCGCAGCGCACCGGACCTCGTGCTGTCCGACGGCTCCCGCCTGGCCGACCACCTCCACGACGGCCGCGGCCTGCTCCTCGACCTGGGCGGCGTGCGGTCCGGTGTGGACGTCCCCGACGACCGCGCGCGCCTTGTCACCGCCACCTGCCCGACCCACCCCGACCTGCCGGGCCTGCTCGTCCGCCCGGACGGGGTCGTGGCCTGGGCCGGCGGCGACGGCTTGGACACCGCCGTCACCACCTGGTTCGGCACCGCCTGA
- a CDS encoding VWA domain-containing protein — MSTGTYRQWVSRATPGCVVILLDRSDSMKLPWGATGGSLAAGAALAVNNILLDMCVKATIEVNAPVRHYFDVGVFSYGARITGPGGEGVESAFGGALAGRGLVPLPELAANPFAVRDEPSIDAMPVSVKMPVWVDPVHGYRTPMCQAVEVAGAHVFDWAAAHPDSFPPIIINITDGMVTDSPYQGATLQDWVKRLTAIETSDGPALFFNIFLSPTDAHEVVFPNTPAGLPLPGPELFALSSELPPTMVENARADGYDVRPGARGLAFNVGRSTLLRVLQIGTRVPDRSR, encoded by the coding sequence ATGAGCACAGGCACGTACCGGCAGTGGGTGTCGCGGGCGACGCCCGGCTGCGTCGTCATCCTGCTGGACCGGTCCGATTCCATGAAACTGCCGTGGGGCGCGACCGGCGGGTCGCTTGCGGCGGGTGCGGCGCTGGCGGTCAACAACATCCTGCTCGACATGTGCGTCAAGGCCACCATCGAGGTCAACGCGCCGGTCCGGCACTACTTCGACGTCGGGGTGTTCAGCTACGGCGCCCGGATCACCGGACCCGGCGGCGAGGGCGTGGAGAGCGCGTTCGGCGGCGCGCTGGCCGGGCGCGGGCTGGTGCCGCTGCCGGAGCTGGCGGCCAACCCGTTCGCGGTGCGCGACGAGCCGTCCATCGACGCCATGCCGGTCAGCGTGAAGATGCCGGTGTGGGTGGACCCGGTGCACGGCTACCGCACGCCCATGTGCCAGGCGGTCGAGGTCGCCGGGGCGCACGTGTTCGACTGGGCCGCCGCGCACCCGGACTCGTTCCCGCCGATCATCATCAACATCACCGACGGCATGGTCACCGACAGCCCGTACCAGGGGGCGACCCTGCAGGACTGGGTGAAGCGGCTGACCGCCATCGAGACCTCGGACGGTCCCGCGCTGTTCTTCAACATCTTCCTGTCCCCCACCGACGCCCACGAGGTCGTCTTCCCGAACACGCCCGCCGGCCTGCCGCTGCCCGGCCCGGAGCTGTTCGCGCTGAGCAGCGAGCTGCCGCCGACGATGGTCGAGAACGCCCGCGCCGACGGGTACGACGTGCGGCCGGGCGCGCGGGGCCTGGCGTTCAACGTGGGGCGCTCGACGTTGTTGCGCGTGCTCCAGATCGGCACCCGCGTGCCGGACCGGTCGAGGTGA
- a CDS encoding class I SAM-dependent methyltransferase encodes MSTDAQTFWDDQAATFDQEPDHGLLDPTTRRAWADLLLPLVPPGSSVVDLGCGTGSLSVLLAEAGHDVRGLDLSPRMVEAARVKAGARVRFTVGDAATPPYPPASADVVLARHVLWALPDPGAALRTWVSLLRPHGRLVLVEGRWSTGAGLTAARAESLVREVREEAVVERLTDPALWGREIDDERYLLLSTR; translated from the coding sequence GTGAGCACCGACGCGCAGACGTTCTGGGACGACCAAGCCGCCACCTTCGACCAGGAACCCGACCACGGCCTGCTCGACCCCACCACCCGGCGGGCGTGGGCGGACCTGCTGCTGCCGCTGGTGCCGCCGGGTTCGTCCGTCGTGGACCTCGGCTGCGGCACCGGGAGCCTGTCGGTGCTGCTGGCCGAGGCCGGTCACGACGTCCGCGGCCTCGACCTGTCCCCGCGCATGGTCGAGGCCGCGCGGGTCAAGGCCGGCGCGCGCGTGCGCTTCACGGTCGGCGACGCCGCCACCCCGCCCTACCCGCCCGCGTCCGCCGACGTCGTCCTCGCCCGCCACGTCCTGTGGGCCCTGCCCGACCCCGGCGCGGCACTGCGCACCTGGGTGTCCCTGCTCCGCCCGCACGGCCGGCTCGTGCTGGTCGAGGGCCGTTGGTCGACCGGTGCGGGACTCACCGCCGCGCGGGCCGAGTCCCTGGTGCGCGAGGTCCGGGAGGAGGCGGTGGTCGAGCGCCTGACCGATCCCGCGCTGTGGGGACGGGAGATCGACGACGAGCGCTACCTGCTGCTCAGCACCCGGTGA
- a CDS encoding toll/interleukin-1 receptor domain-containing protein has protein sequence MSYTRNDEPTVQALRDDLERLHWPVWMDHEIHGGEQWWREIIQTIQRTRVFVFALSDASWRSRPCQDELDYAKRLGIPVLPVQVGAVHNTRIPIMETQAIDYRERTPEAVLALVASLADLASREVRLPDPLPDPPTVPFEYLYRMAERLGPKPIPADDQDVLIGQFRSKLRNEDDAVARADIVKLLKELRGRRELTVGNAEEIDSLLETAEPLVAAAAEDGATRLPPTDHWRQEKAQPEARSGDRAEPEAKPVPQPRRETPPPPVTPPPRAKKPDPLIPTPPKAEPPQAEPPEPEPPRSQPTTGSPGEGAPAWLRTLVTNGPSTQTPAPEPSTPTAQWWGAAKPAEPPKPQPVPESPKGRGFAFPSAVLGATGLPLLFLGAAREDRSVAQSGAVLLLVVAALGLSLALVSVAHKEPRSRAAAIIAAVGLAGAVVYAFSGVF, from the coding sequence ATCAGCTACACCCGCAACGACGAACCGACCGTCCAGGCGCTGCGCGACGACCTGGAGCGGTTGCACTGGCCGGTGTGGATGGACCACGAGATCCACGGCGGCGAGCAGTGGTGGCGCGAGATCATCCAGACCATCCAGCGCACCCGGGTGTTCGTGTTCGCGCTGTCCGACGCGTCGTGGCGGTCGCGGCCGTGCCAGGACGAGCTGGACTACGCCAAGCGGCTGGGCATCCCGGTGCTGCCGGTGCAGGTCGGCGCGGTGCACAACACCCGCATCCCCATCATGGAGACGCAGGCGATCGACTACCGCGAACGCACGCCCGAGGCCGTGCTGGCGCTGGTCGCCTCGCTCGCCGACCTGGCGAGCCGCGAGGTCCGGTTGCCCGACCCACTGCCCGACCCGCCCACCGTGCCGTTCGAGTACCTGTACCGGATGGCCGAGCGGCTCGGGCCCAAACCGATCCCGGCGGACGACCAGGACGTCCTCATCGGCCAGTTCCGCAGCAAGCTGCGCAACGAGGACGACGCCGTCGCGCGGGCCGACATCGTCAAGCTGCTCAAGGAGTTGCGCGGGCGTCGGGAGCTGACCGTCGGCAACGCCGAGGAGATCGACTCGTTGTTGGAGACCGCGGAACCGCTCGTGGCCGCGGCGGCGGAGGACGGCGCGACCCGCCTGCCCCCGACCGACCACTGGCGCCAGGAGAAGGCCCAGCCCGAGGCGCGGAGCGGGGATCGGGCGGAGCCGGAAGCGAAGCCGGTTCCCCAACCCCGCCGGGAGACCCCACCCCCTCCCGTCACCCCACCGCCCCGCGCGAAGAAGCCCGACCCGCTGATCCCGACACCACCCAAGGCCGAGCCACCCCAGGCCGAGCCACCCGAGCCCGAACCGCCGAGATCGCAGCCCACCACCGGGTCTCCGGGGGAGGGCGCGCCGGCGTGGCTCCGCACCCTGGTCACCAACGGTCCGTCCACCCAGACGCCCGCGCCGGAACCTTCCACTCCCACCGCGCAGTGGTGGGGCGCGGCCAAGCCGGCGGAACCGCCGAAGCCGCAGCCAGTCCCCGAGTCGCCCAAAGGCCGCGGTTTCGCGTTCCCGAGCGCGGTGCTGGGCGCGACCGGCTTGCCGCTCCTGTTCCTGGGGGCGGCCCGGGAGGACAGGTCCGTCGCGCAGTCGGGTGCCGTGCTCCTGCTGGTCGTGGCCGCGCTGGGACTCTCGCTCGCCCTGGTTTCGGTGGCGCACAAGGAACCCCGGTCCCGCGCCGCGGCCATCATCGCCGCCGTGGGCCTCGCCGGCGCGGTCGTCTACGCCTTCTCCGGGGTCTTCTAA
- a CDS encoding TetR/AcrR family transcriptional regulator produces MSLRERKKAETRQRIADVGTALFVARGFDNVTIAEVADAAGVSKVTVFNYFPRKEDIFFDRVPEAKALLTDALRDRAPDETPVAALRRLFVRLAVEHHPLGGFDARYPAFWRTLLGSPALRARAREAFDEVQDHLATLLAEAGTPDPTLTAALVLAAQRAAYTAGFTRVLAGEDVDRVTADHVAAVEHAFDVLATGLR; encoded by the coding sequence ATGTCCCTGAGGGAGCGGAAGAAGGCCGAGACGCGCCAGCGCATCGCCGACGTGGGCACCGCGCTGTTCGTGGCACGCGGGTTCGACAACGTCACCATCGCGGAGGTGGCCGACGCCGCGGGCGTGTCCAAGGTGACGGTGTTCAACTACTTCCCGCGCAAGGAGGACATCTTCTTCGACCGCGTGCCGGAGGCGAAGGCCCTGCTCACCGACGCCCTGCGGGACCGCGCGCCGGACGAGACCCCGGTGGCCGCGCTGCGCCGGCTGTTCGTGCGCCTGGCCGTCGAGCACCACCCCCTGGGCGGCTTCGACGCCCGCTACCCCGCCTTCTGGCGCACCCTCCTCGGCTCCCCCGCCCTGCGCGCCCGCGCCCGGGAGGCGTTCGACGAGGTGCAGGACCACCTGGCGACCCTGCTCGCCGAGGCGGGCACCCCCGACCCGACCCTCACCGCCGCCCTCGTCCTCGCCGCCCAGCGCGCCGCCTACACCGCGGGCTTCACCCGCGTGCTCGCCGGCGAGGACGTCGACCGGGTCACCGCCGACCACGTCGCCGCCGTCGAGCACGCCTTCGACGTGCTCGCCACCGGTCTGCGCTAG